One window of the Streptomyces sp. ITFR-21 genome contains the following:
- a CDS encoding MDR family oxidoreductase has product MTSFPAVVATGEGPAELRELTEADLPPDPVTIEVTHSSLNYKDGLAVTNTAPIVRSFPMVCGADLAGRVVASRDPAWRPGDEVLVTGWGLSETHPGGYTRLQRVRPEWVVRRPETLSAEQAMAIGTAGLTAMLCVMALERHGLVPGAPGGVLVTGAAGGVGSLAVALLAELGHEVTAATGRPETRAHLADLGAAGFVDRAELAEGAGRPLQKERWSAGIDTVGSTTLASALSRTRYGGAVAACGLAGGSDLPTTVLPFILRGVALLGVDSVRCPAGPRAEAWRRLSTELPPDKLRSLTRVEPMSRIHALAEEILAGRVHGRVVIDTRR; this is encoded by the coding sequence ATGACGTCGTTTCCCGCTGTGGTGGCCACCGGCGAGGGTCCCGCCGAGCTGCGCGAGCTGACCGAGGCCGACCTTCCCCCCGACCCGGTGACGATCGAGGTCACCCACTCGTCGCTGAACTACAAGGACGGCCTGGCGGTGACGAACACCGCGCCGATCGTCCGCAGTTTCCCGATGGTCTGCGGCGCGGACCTGGCCGGCCGGGTCGTCGCCTCGCGGGATCCGGCGTGGCGGCCGGGCGACGAGGTACTGGTCACCGGCTGGGGCCTGTCGGAGACCCACCCCGGCGGATACACCCGGCTCCAGCGGGTCCGGCCGGAGTGGGTGGTACGCCGCCCCGAGACCCTGTCCGCAGAGCAGGCAATGGCCATCGGCACCGCCGGGCTCACCGCCATGCTGTGCGTGATGGCCCTGGAGCGGCACGGGCTGGTGCCGGGAGCGCCGGGCGGCGTGCTGGTCACCGGTGCGGCCGGCGGCGTCGGATCCCTCGCCGTGGCACTGCTGGCGGAGCTGGGCCACGAGGTCACCGCGGCGACCGGCCGGCCGGAGACCCGGGCGCATCTGGCGGACCTCGGCGCCGCCGGCTTCGTCGACCGGGCCGAACTCGCCGAGGGCGCCGGCAGGCCGCTGCAGAAGGAGCGGTGGTCGGCCGGGATCGACACCGTCGGCTCCACCACGCTGGCGTCGGCCTTGTCCAGGACCCGCTACGGCGGCGCCGTTGCGGCCTGCGGGCTGGCCGGCGGCAGCGACCTGCCCACCACCGTGCTGCCGTTCATCCTGCGCGGCGTCGCCCTGCTCGGGGTCGACTCCGTGCGCTGCCCGGCCGGCCCACGCGCCGAGGCGTGGCGGCGGCTGAGCACCGAGCTGCCACCGGACAAGCTCCGCTCGCTCACCAGGGTCGAGCCGATGAGCCGTATTCACGCCCTCGCCGAGGAGATCCTCGCCGGCCGCGTCCACGGGCGCGTCGTCATCGACACCCGGCGCTGA
- a CDS encoding tetratricopeptide repeat protein, translating to MRRRSPQEAVAVLRAPERGGGERTGAAAGDPAILALAVRVVGLVLSELGRTEKAITAAREAADLTRALVAADPQNAAGTARLALSPQNLGKYLGEVERFGEAVAAGEEALALLRSLSADPGPSSTVSHCTGLCLGNLSLHLIGLGHRDRAVARAGEAVAVHRALADPAADNHTLGLAVGLRNQASASPGRAGPPRRSGATGVPDGLRGTRHARIRRVGARTSGRRPLTARRRAGAAHLTGAHPPSRRPPSRRPGRGTGSGDRRSGPRATGPPVHRSTGSGLATADPPPAAAP from the coding sequence TTGAGGAGGCGTTCGCCGCAGGAAGCGGTCGCCGTCCTGCGCGCGCCCGAGCGCGGCGGCGGCGAGCGGACCGGTGCCGCCGCCGGTGACCCCGCGATCCTGGCCCTGGCCGTGAGGGTCGTCGGCCTCGTGCTGAGTGAGCTCGGACGTACCGAGAAGGCGATCACCGCCGCACGGGAGGCCGCCGACCTCACCCGTGCCCTGGTCGCGGCCGATCCGCAGAACGCGGCCGGGACCGCCCGGCTGGCCCTGTCCCCGCAGAACCTGGGGAAGTACCTGGGTGAGGTCGAGCGGTTCGGGGAGGCGGTGGCCGCCGGCGAGGAGGCCCTGGCCCTGCTGCGCTCGCTGTCCGCCGACCCCGGTCCTTCGAGCACCGTGAGCCACTGCACGGGGCTGTGCCTGGGCAACCTGAGCCTGCACCTGATCGGCCTCGGGCACCGGGACCGGGCCGTCGCCCGCGCCGGAGAAGCCGTGGCCGTCCACCGGGCGCTGGCCGATCCCGCCGCGGACAACCACACCCTCGGCCTGGCCGTGGGCCTGCGCAACCAGGCGTCGGCCTCACCGGGGCGGGCCGGGCCACCGAGGCGTAGCGGCGCTACGGGAGTCCCTGACGGTCTACGAGGAACTCGGCACGCGCGGATCCGACGTGTTGGTGCCCGAACGTCCGGCCGACGTCCGCTAACGGCTCGCCGCCGCGCAGGCGCGGCTCACCTGACCGGCGCCCACCCGCCGTCCCGCCGCCCGCCGTCCCGCCGCCCGGGTCGGGGAACGGGAAGCGGGGACCGCCGGTCCGGCCCGCGGGCAACGGGCCCACCGGTCCACCGGTCCACCGGCAGCGGCCTGGCAACCGCGGACCCGCCGCCGGCGGCGGCCCCGTGA
- a CDS encoding SDR family NAD(P)-dependent oxidoreductase, with amino-acid sequence MARVLITGSSDGLGLMAAELLAADGHAVTLHARNERRAAEARASLPGAQAVVVGDLSGIAAMRDVAEQANALGPYDAVIHNVGIGYREPRRVETVDGLAHVFAVNVLAPYLLTALITPPRRLVYLSSGMHQGGDPDLRDPQWTQRRWNGSQAYSDSKLFDTVLAFAVARRWPAVASNAVEPGWVPTKMGGKGAPDDLSLAPVTQVWLAVGDDPQALGSGGYFYHRRARGTHWAAQSAEVQDELLDYCADLTGTRLPTPGR; translated from the coding sequence ATGGCACGTGTGCTCATCACCGGCTCGTCCGACGGCCTCGGACTGATGGCCGCGGAACTTCTCGCCGCCGACGGACACGCCGTCACCCTGCACGCGCGCAACGAACGGCGTGCGGCCGAGGCCCGTGCGTCACTGCCCGGGGCGCAGGCCGTCGTCGTCGGCGACCTGTCCGGCATCGCGGCGATGCGCGACGTCGCCGAGCAGGCCAACGCGCTGGGTCCGTACGACGCAGTCATCCACAACGTGGGAATCGGATACCGCGAGCCGCGCAGGGTGGAGACGGTCGACGGACTCGCCCACGTGTTCGCCGTCAACGTGCTGGCGCCCTACCTGCTCACCGCCCTGATCACCCCGCCGCGGCGGCTGGTCTACCTCAGTTCCGGTATGCACCAGGGCGGCGACCCGGACCTGCGGGACCCGCAGTGGACGCAGCGGCGGTGGAACGGATCGCAGGCGTACTCCGACAGCAAGCTCTTCGACACCGTGCTGGCGTTCGCGGTGGCGCGCAGGTGGCCGGCCGTGGCCTCCAACGCCGTGGAGCCCGGCTGGGTCCCGACGAAGATGGGCGGCAAGGGGGCGCCGGACGACCTTTCGCTGGCACCGGTGACCCAGGTGTGGCTGGCCGTCGGCGACGACCCGCAGGCGCTGGGCAGCGGCGGCTACTTCTACCACCGGCGTGCGCGCGGCACCCACTGGGCCGCGCAGTCGGCCGAGGTCCAGGACGAGCTGCTGGACTACTGCGCGGATCTGACCGGAACCCGCCTGCCTACGCCCGGCCGGTGA
- a CDS encoding TetR/AcrR family transcriptional regulator: MPTPAKGMSTRAAQAEQTRQQILETAQRLFVDRGYDATSLQMIADEMGLTKAAVYYHFRAKADILHAAMLPGIRRVEGLLDEAAAMRGRRARMEHVVTGLVDFLVANRHYAVMAANDPAARRDRSDKEWETRRVRGLTLFFGEHPTGAERLSFNAVFAVPESLPDLVDLSDGELRDALLSTMLRILRVPPRPKA; encoded by the coding sequence ATGCCGACGCCCGCGAAGGGCATGTCCACCCGCGCGGCGCAGGCCGAGCAGACCAGGCAGCAGATCCTGGAGACTGCCCAGCGGCTGTTCGTCGACCGCGGCTACGACGCCACCTCGCTCCAGATGATCGCCGACGAGATGGGGCTGACCAAGGCCGCCGTCTACTACCACTTCCGGGCCAAGGCCGACATCCTGCACGCGGCGATGCTGCCCGGTATCCGGCGGGTCGAGGGGCTGCTGGACGAGGCGGCCGCGATGCGCGGCCGACGGGCCCGGATGGAGCACGTGGTGACCGGTCTCGTCGACTTCCTCGTCGCCAACCGCCACTACGCGGTGATGGCGGCCAACGACCCGGCCGCCCGACGCGACCGGTCCGACAAGGAGTGGGAGACACGGCGCGTCCGCGGCCTGACCCTGTTCTTCGGCGAGCACCCGACCGGTGCCGAGCGGCTTTCGTTCAACGCGGTGTTCGCCGTGCCGGAGAGCCTGCCCGATCTGGTCGACCTGTCCGACGGGGAACTACGTGACGCGCTGCTGTCGACGATGCTGCGGATCCTGCGGGTCCCGCCCCGGCCCAAGGCGTAG